A window of Salmo trutta chromosome 5, fSalTru1.1, whole genome shotgun sequence contains these coding sequences:
- the LOC115194515 gene encoding uncharacterized protein LOC115194515, whose product MEVFKYPVFFECQTLDTSQKEKIKKYFGIKRKSGGGDCGPVESVGDKVYKIAFTYQTVQERVLQKAHHVLEMPGGPLSLTLRDSLEPPPTTTSSVSSQESHHSLPVETSPPGGREHVLHRLSTGKQEKISTTCHLGQVQLRLLGKVIEKDLGEVVPGVRVTRLDSAQLVLHGYANEVQTARQLVTDKISLVLERVVPEVPPHLLSFVREEYGRPGNLSSLLGLGLHVEVELGDTELRLFSLSSGELDQAEKDLLGEFVEEKIDLPKGAFQAELKSKLEMKVKEMNQSRRRVVASYGPGCRVQLLGHMKEVQELREEIGAFLLDQSSMRVVRHPQQNQDGVVNEAGTGSIREETVAATSYRLRLGLQVVVCQGDITKERADALVNAANEDLDHAGGVAAALSQAGGPEVQQASRDLVRQIGRVPTGTVVETTGGNLPCKMLLHAVGPVGGSVGGNERPLLEKTVKAALDLAETMELQTLAMPCISSGIFGVPLKVCSEAIVSAVRDFGREQRILTKITLIDVSGEAVRAMQEACDRLLQGKREFSGWEVESRTTTTHAPQRDTTAASARGTAAPEVCVQVEIIQGTIEKQQVDALVSPMVGSDPLSSRVGNVLLDAAGPALMTAFLRESGGQTAPGDNVLVEGLSGLSSGRVFFLSCAHWDNNLHGPAVQALRHGVRKILTSCENRGFRSVAFPVVGTGVVLQFPDNVVAQVLLEEIRRYEQNRASRTPFLVRIIVHPNDRDSTKAFQTAQNDLHLRGFVLGTQPEQDIRIVLLGKTGGGKSSAGNTIFGQDDVFLVDSSSTSSTQKCESQTKNIKGRNITLIDTPGFFDTDIPEEELKPKIVKCITDCSPGPHAFLIVLKVERYTVHENETVSKIEKYFSLEAFKYATVLFTHGDQLNGLTVEKFVQQNDELNKLVEKCGGRYHVIDNKYWNTNQQGRYRDNQCQVAELLNTIEKMVRDNGGGFYTNEMLQEAERLIQAEIESLRKESKGQMSEEEMRKQAKERARRKLLIKLSGIATGAVVGALLGVAMVMGIPLPLATKPLVNLVKRQMAASMTIGPAVVTKAVRPVLAAKNGATMGLGTKIGAGVGIGAGVVVGMAATAGAISGGIVGATAAEEAETVQEAAEKAANAVYHEGTRLHDQAGQLLLRYSNSK is encoded by the exons ATGGAAGTTTTCAAATACCCTGTTTTCTTCGAGTGCCAGACTCTGGACACATCACAGAAAGAGAAGATAAAAAAGTATTTTGGAATTAAACGTAAATCTGGTGGCGGAGATTGTGGACCAGTAGAATCAGTTGGTGACAAAGTTTACAAGATCGCATTTACTTACCAGACAG TCCAGGAGAGGGTACTTCAGAAAGCTCATCATGTGTTGGAGATGCCTGGGggacctctctccctcactctgagaGACAGCCTGGAGCCTCCACCCACAACAACCTCCTCAGTCAGCAGTCAGGAG AGTCACCACTCCCTCCCGGTCGAGACATCTCCACCTGGTGGTCGAGAACATGTACTCCATCGTCTGAGCACAGGGAAACAGGAGAAGATCAGCACCACCTGTCATCTGGGACAGGTCCAGCTCCGTCTTCTGGGGAAAGTGATAGAGAAGGATCTAGGTGAGGTTGTTCCAGGGGTGAGGGTGACACGCCTTGACTCGGCTCAGCTGGTGCTGCACGGCTATGCAAATGAAgtccagacagccagacagttgGTTACAGATAAGATCTCTCTGGTGCTGGAGCGGGTGGTGCCTGAGGTGCCCCCCCACCTCCTGTCCTTCGTGAGGGAGGAGTATGGGAGGCCTGGGAACCTGAGCAGTCTGCTGGGGTTGGGACTCCATGTGGAGGTAGAGTTGGGGGACACAGAGCTCCgtctgttctccctctcctctggggAACTGGACCAGGCTGAGAAGGATCTGCTGGGGGAGTTTGTGGAGGAGAAGATTGACTTGCCCAAAGGTGCCTTCCAGGCTGAACTGAAGTCTAAGCTTGAGATGAAGGTGAAGGAGATGAACCAGAGCAGACGCAGGGTGGTAGCAAGCTATGGTCCTGGGTGTAGAGTGCAGCTGCTGGGCCACATGAAGGAGGTTCAGGAGCTGAGGGAGGAGATCGGGGCCTTTCTGTTAGACCAGTCCAGTATGAGAGTCGTGAGACACCCTCAACAGAATCAGGATGGCGTAGTCAACGAAGCAGGCACCGGATCAATACGGGAGGAGACGGTCGCAGCCACCAGCTATCGCCTCCGGCTGGGGCTGCAGGTAGTGGTTTGTCAGGGTGACATCACCAAGGAACGGGCGGACGCACTGGTAAATGCAGCCAATGAGGACCTGGATCATGCTGGGGGCGTGGCTGCAGCTCTGAGCCAGGCGGGGGGGCCTGAGGTACAGCAGGCCAGCAGGGATCTGGTTAGGCAGATAGGGAGAGTACCCACAGGTACAGTGGTAGAGACCACAGGAGGGAATCTGCCTTGTAAGATGCTGCTGCATGCAGTGGGACCAGTAGGGGGCAGCGTAGGTGGGAATGAGCGTCCTCTGCTGGAGAAGACAGTAAAGGCAGCCCTGGATCTGGCAGAGACCATGGAACTCCAGACCCTGGCCATGCCCTGCATCAGCTCGGGGATATTTGGCGTTCCTCTGAAGGTGTGTTCTGAGGCCATAGTCTCTGCAGTGAGGGACTTTGGGAGGGAACAGCGCATCCTTACCAAGATCACTCTGATTGATGTGAGTGGAGAGGCAGTGAGagccatgcaggaggcctgtGATAGGCTGTTACAGGGTAAGAGGGAGTTTTCTGGGTGGGAGGTAGAGTCCAGGACCACCACTACACATGCTCCTCAGAGAGACACCACTGCTGCCTCCGCCAGGGGAACAGCTGCTCCAGAGGTCTGTGTCCAGGTGGAGATCATCCAGGGAACCATAGAGAAAcagcag gtggatgCGCTGGTGTCCCCCATGGTTGGTAGTGACCCTCTCTCCTCCCGAGTGGGTAATGTCTTGTTGGATGCAGCTGGACCGGCGCTGATGACAGCGTTTCTGAGGGAATCAGGGGGACAGACTGCACCTGGTGACAACGTTCTGGTGGAGGGGCtgtctggtctcagctctggccGTGTCTTCTTCCTCAGCTGTGCACACTGGGACAACAACCTCCACGGACCAGCAGTACAG GCTCTAAGGCACGGTGTGAGGAAAATTCTGACCTCTTGTGAGAACCGAGGCTTCCGTTCCGTTGCCTTCCCTGTAGTTGGAACTGGTGTGGTTCTCCAGTTCCCTGACAACGTGGTAGCACAGGTTCTGCTAGAAGAGATCCGTAGGTATGAGCAGAACCGAGCGAGCAGAACCCCATTCCTTGTCCGCATCATTGTCCATCCAAATGACAGAGATTCTACCAAG GCTTTTCAGACTGCCCAGAATGATTTGCATCTCAGAGGGTTCGTATTAGGCACTCAACCAGAGCAAG ATATCAGGATTGTGCTGCTGGGGAAAACCGGAGGAGGTAAAAGCAGTGCTGGAAACACCATCTTCGGACAAGATGATGTGTTCCTCGTAGACAGTTCCTCCACCTCCTCAACACAGAAATGTGAATCGCAGACCAAGAACATCAAAGGGAGAAACATCACCCTGATTGACACACCTGGATTCTTTGACACTGACATCCCTGAAGAGGAGCTGAAACCTAAAATAGTCAAATGTATAACAGATTGTTCTCCAGGGCCACATGCCTTTCTCATCGTGCTGAAGGTTGAACGGTACACAGTCCACGAGAACGAAACCGTATCGAAAATTGAGAAATATTTTTCACTAGAGGCCTTCAAATATGCCACAGTCCTCTTCACTCATGGTGACCAGCTCAATGGTTTGACCGTTGAGAAGTTTGTCCAACAGAATGATGAACTGAACAAGCTTGTGGAGAAATGTGGAGGCCGCTATCACGTGATCGACAACAAATACTGGAACACCAATCAGCAGGGTCGGTACAGGGACAATCAGTGCCAAGTAGCAGAGTTACtcaacaccatagagaagatgGTGAGAGATAACGGAGGAGGGTTCTACACCAACGAGATGCTCCAAGAGGCAGAGAGATTAATACAAGCAGAGATAGAGAGTCTTAGGAAGGAGTCAAAAGGCCAGATGTCAGAGGAAGAGATGAGAAAACAAGCCAAGGAAAGAGCGAGGAGGAAACTCCTGATCAAATTGTCAGGGATAGCAACAGGTGCAGTGGTAGGAGCTCTACTTGGGGTTGCAATGGTGATGGGGATCCCACTTCCATTAGCTACAAAACCACTGGTTAATTTAGTCAAACGTCAGATGGCAGCTTCAATGACAATAGGGCCAGCAGTCGTGACAAAGGCAGTACGACCAGTACTTGCAGCAAAGAACGGGGCGACCATGGGACTGGGTACAAAGATAGGTGCAGGGGTAGGCATAGGTGCAGGAGTTGTCGTTGGGATGGCCGCAACAGCAGGAGCAATAAGTGGAGGGATAGTAGGAGCTACTGCAGCAGAGGAGGCAGAGACAGTACAGGAGGCAGCAGAGAAAGCAGCCAATGCTGTCTACCATGAAGGTACACGTCTTCATGACCAAGCAGGACAACTTCTGCTAAGGTACAGTAACTCTAAGTAG